In Amycolatopsis sp. FBCC-B4732, the genomic stretch AGGAGAACGCCATCCGCGAACGCTTCGATTTGTCCGCCACGCGCTACTACCAGCTGCTCAACAAGCTGCTGGAGAAGCCGGAGGCGATCGAGGCGGACCCGATGCTGGTGAAGCGGCTGCGCAAGACGCGCGCCGCCCGGCAGCGCAAGCGAGGCGCCCGGCGACTGGGGAT encodes the following:
- a CDS encoding DUF3263 domain-containing protein gives rise to the protein MDAAESMAEPQPSPPKPVPGLTEREVEILAFERQWWRHAGAKENAIRERFDLSATRYYQLLNKLLEKPEAIEADPMLVKRLRKTRAARQRKRGARRLGIELK